GAAATCCCGTAATGCGTTACCTCGACTTCATCTCCTGCTTTTAAATCTTCATCAATGGCGCTGCTGAAAATTTCATTTCCTTGATAGAATTTATCTTCAGAAACATAATAATTTGAAGTTACTTTATTCGAATAAACATATTTAAATAAATAAAAATTGTCTTCATCTGCAGGATCTGTAAAGTAAGCTTTTATTTCGATATCTTCTCCTGTAAAACCGCTGTTATTTTTTTGTTCGATTCGAGTAATTGGTGCAACCGATTTTAAAATTTCAGATGCTGTATAAGTGTTTCCTTTGTCGATAACAGTTAAAGCATATTCTTCATTAATTTCAGGTTTAAAATTAGGGCAGATGTAACGCCCTGTATTATTAAATTCAATAAAATTAAATTTCTGATTTTTGCTATTTGTCACATAAACCACCGCATTTGATACCGCAGGAATTACATCCTCAAAATAGCCTGTTGTCGAGGTTAATCTGATAACTTGTTGTTTTCCAGAAGTGCCTTTTTCCCAAGTTATAGCAGCTTCAATCACCAGTTTTGGAGGAGCAGTGTTTAAGTCAACATCAACTACTTCTTCGCAACTAGTGAAAAGCAATGATGTAAAAAATACGATTAAAAAAACTAATTTTCTCATAAGCTTATTTTTAGTTTTTGAACTGATTTTTTTTAGAATTTGAAATTATAACTTACCGCAGGAACAATTCCAAAAATGGATAATTTTACTGCTTCATTTGCCCCCGTATCAACATTTTGCCTAAAGTTGATTGAAGCGGCATTCTTTCGATTGTAAAGATTGTAAATACTGAAAACCCATTCGCCTTTCCAGTTTCTATTTTTGTTGTTGCGCGGCGTTAAAGTTGCAGAAATATCCAAATGATTATAAGAAGGAAGTCGATTTTCGTTTCGTAAACCATAACTTGGAACTATAATGCCTAAATATTGATACTGCCCGTTCGGATACGTTACTGGCTGTCCTGACTGCAATGCAAAGTTAGCACCAAATGACCATTTTTCGTTTAAATTGTATGCAGATGTAATAGCTAAATTATGTGTTTTGTCATAAGCTGATGCGTACCATTTACCATTGTTAATGCCAATTTCTTCTGGAGTTCTTCCTGGAGTTTGTTGTTCAGATCTGGAGAGTGTGTACGAAATCCAGCCATTAAAACGGCCTTTGTTTTTCTTTATCATCAGTTCTAAACCATATGAGCGCATCTGACCATTTAAAATAACCTGTTCTATGGCATTGTTGGCAATTAAATCGGCTCCATCTATATAATCTAGTCTGTTTTGTATTTTTTTGTAAAAGGTTTCTACTTCTAGAGAATAAGCGTCATTATAAATATTTCTAAAATAACCTAACGCCACCTGATCTGCAAGTTGAGGTTTAATGTAATTATCACTCGGCATCCAGACATCCAGCGGAGTAGGAGATGAGGTGTTGGAAATCAATTGAAGATATTGCGCCATTCTATTATAACTCGCTTTTAGAGCTTGTTCTTCATTTAATTGGTACGAAATAGAAAAACGTGGTTCAAGATTGTTGTAACTCTGAATGACTTTATTTTTGCCAAAATATTGTGTTGAAGTTGGTGTGCCTTTTTCGTAAATCTGCATTTCGGTATTAAAAACTACAGCTTCATTGTTATCATAGTAATTAATAGTGGAAGCACCTAATCTGTAAAATAAGCTGTACCGTAATCCGTAAGCGACAGTAATTCTTTTAGAAATCTGACTTTCGGCATCTAAATAAATAGAAGGCTCAAAAGCATATTTTCTATCTAATTGATCTGGATTAATACCAGAATCTTCCCCAGTTGGTTTTATGGTTCCTGGATTAAAGTTGTAATAAATTCCATTAACGCCATAATTCAGTTTTAATTTGTCTGAAAGATAATGTTTGAAATCGTACTTGATGTTATAGTTTTTGATTCCTGAATCCCAATTGAAACCTACAAAATCAAGATCTAATCCGTAATAGTAATCACTGTAAATTAAGGATAGATTAGAGAATAATTTATCAGAATACAGATGATTCCATCTCAGATTTAAAGTTGAATTTCCGTACGTATTGGTAAAGCTTTTGTTTAACCTGAAAACGTCTCGACCAAAATATCCAGATAAATACAAACTGTTATTATCATTAAGTTTATAGTTTAATTTGGTATTTAAATCATAAAAATAAGCAGCATTGTCTTTGTTATCTTGAGAAAGTTTAAGAAAAAGGTGCGCGTATGAAGCTCTTCCGCCAATCAAGAAAGAACCTTTGTCTTTTACAATTGGACCTTCTGCCAGTAAACGGCTTGAAATTAATCCGATACCGCCATTCATATGAAAATCTTTACTGCTCCCGTCTTTTTGATAAATTTCTAAAACCGAAGAAGCTCTTCCGCCGTAGCGTGCCGGAATTCCGCCTTTATACAGTTTTAAATCTTTAATAGCATCAGGATTAAAAACAGAAAAGAATCCGAAAACGTGGGACGAATTAAAGATGGTTGCTTCATCTAAAAGAATAAGATTCTGGTCGGCCCCGCCTCCGCGGACATTAAATCCGGAAGCTCCTTCACCCGCATTGGTAACGCCAGGAAGTAATAAAATAGATTTCAAGACATCAACTTCTCCTAAAACAACAGGCATTTTTTTTATGGTCGAAATAGAGAGTTTGTTCACACTCATTTCTGGTGATTTGATATTTGCTTTGCTTTTGTTTTCGGTAATGATGACTTCTTGAAGTTCTTCGCCACCTTCTTTAATCGAGAAATTACTTTTTATATTCTGATCTAAAACAATATTTTTTTGAATGGTTTGATAGCCAACGTAACTAATTTCGATTTCATATTCGCCTTTTGGTACAGAAAGAGAATAAAAGCCGTATTCGTTGGTTGTGGTTCCAATTTTTAAAGCTGGAATAAAGACATTAACTCCAATTAAAGTTTCGTTGTTTTTGCTGTCGCTGATAGTTCCGCTTAGAGTAAATTTTTCCTGCGCAAATGAGGTGAAGATCGTAAGAATAAAAAGAAGAAATGTGCAGGTATTTTTTGTAATCATTATATTGATTTTGATTTACATAGATAATGAATTCTTACTAAATATTCTTACGGAACTTTTGTTAAACATAAGTTAAGATGAAAAAAGGACAACCTTGTGAGTTGTCCCTTTTGTTTATTTAAAAATACAGTGTATTCTAAATTATTTGATTTTAGCAACAATACCGTTGAAAGTTTCACTAGGACGCATTGCTTTGCTTACTAACTCAGGAGTTGGCTGGTAGTAACCTCCAATGTTTTGTGCTTTTCCTTGAGCCCCAATTAATTGTTCATTGATTTTAGCTTCGTTAGCTTCAAATTCAGCAGCAATTGGAGTAAAGATTGCTTTCAATTCAGCATCTTTAGTTTGAGCTGCCAAAGCTTGAGCCCAATAGAAAGCTAAATAGAAGTGAGATCCACGGTTATCAATCTGACCCACTTTACGAGCTGGAGATTTATCGTTAGCTAAGAATTTATCATTAGCTTGATCTAAAGTCTCAGATAAAACAATCGCTTTAGAATTATCTAAAGTCTGTCCTAAATGCTCTAAAGAAGCACCAAGAGCTAAAAACTCTCCTAATGAATCCCAACGTAAGTATCCTTCTTCTGTAAATTGCTCAACGTGTTTAGGAGCAGAACCTCCAGCACCAGTTTCAAACAATCCACCACCATTCATTAAAGGAACGATAGAAAGCATTTTAGCAGAAGTTCCTAATTCTAAGATAGGGAATAAATCTGTTAAGTAGTCACGTAAAACGTTTCCAGTTACAGAGATAGTATCTAAACCTTTGATGATTCTGTCTAAAGTAAATTCTGTAGCAGCAATTGGGTTTAAAATACGGATATCTAAGTTTGTAGTATCGTAGTCTTTAAGGTATTTTTGAACTTTTACGATTAATTCTCTATCGTGTGCTCTGTTTTCGTCTAACCAGAAAACAGCAGGAGTACTAGATAAACGAGCTCTGTTTACAGCCAATTTAACCCAGTCTTGAATAGGAGCATCTTTTGCTTGACACATTCTAAAAATGTCATTAGCTTCAACATTTTGCTCCATTAATACATTTCCATTTTGGTCAACCACACGTACAACACCATCGCCTTTAATTTGGAAAGTTTTGTCGTGAGATCCGTATTCTTCTGCTTTTTGAGCCATTAATCCAACGTTAGGAACACTTCCCATTGTTTTCGGGTCAAAAGCACCGTGTTTTTTACAGAAATCGATAGTTGCAGTGTAAACTCCAGCATAAGATCTATCTGGAATAACAGCAAATGTATCTTGTGCTTTACCTTCTTTGTTCCACATTTGTCCAGAAGTACGGATCATTGCTGGCATAGAAGCATCAACAATTACGTCTGAAGGAACGTGTAAATTTGTAATTCCTTTATCAGAGTTAACCATAGCCAAAGCTGGTCCGTTAGCGATTGCTTGATCGATAGCTGCTTCAACTTCTGCTTGCTCAGGTCTTCCAGCAATTTTAGCATAGATATCACCTAAACCGTTTCTTGTGTCAACGTTTAATTCAGCAAATAAAGAAGCGTATTTTTTGAAAACATCTGCAAAATATACTTCAACGATAGCGCCAAAGATAATTGGATCAGAAACTTTCATCATTGTAGCTTTTAAGTGTACAGAAAGTAAAACTCCTGCAGCTTTAGCTTCAGCAATTACATCAGCAGCAAAAGCTTTTAATTTACTTACGCTTAAAACAGAGCTGTCAATAATTTCTCCAGCTTTAAGCGGAGTACTTGCTTTAAGAACAGTTGCAGTTCCGTCTTTAGCAACAAATTCGATTTTTACATCATTAGCTTCATTTACAGTTAGTGATTTTTCACTTCCGTAAAAATCACCGCCTGACATAGAAGCCACTTTAGTTTTTGAGTCAGCAGACCAAGCACCCATAGAGTGCGGATTTGCTTTTGCAAAGTTTTTAACTGCTCTTGGTGCTCTACGGTCAGAGTTTCCTTCACGTAAAACTGGGTTTACAGCAGAACCTAATACTTTTGCATATTTAGCTTTAATTTCCTTTTCAGCATCGTTTTGTGGATCTTCTGGGAAATTTGGTACGTTGTATCCGTGAGATTGTAATTCAGCAATAGCCGCTTTTAATTGAGGTACAGATGCTGAGATGTTTGGTAATTTGATAATGTTTGCTTCTGGCTGAGTTGCTAATTGGCCTAATTCTGCCAATGCATCTCCAGTTTTTTGAGCATCTGTCAAAGAATCTGGGAAATTTGATAAAATTCTTCCTGCCAGCGAAATATCTCTGGTTTCGATTTCAATTCCAGCTGTTGCTGTAAAAGCTTGAACAATTGGTAACAAAGAGTAAGTTGCCAATAACGGCGCCTCATCAGTTAAGGTGTAAAAAATTTTTGATTTATTCATTTTCTTTTTTTTTTTATAATCGTATCGTCAGGAGTTAACGATGTAAAAGATATATTCGGCTCAAAATGAGCGGAGCAAATATAATAAAATCACAACGAAAACGGTTGAGTTTTCCCGAGAAAAGACGAAATTAACAGATTGTTATTTCGAGCTCGTTAAATTGCTAATTCGATGATTTTGGTATTAAAAAATTACAGTTTTGTTAGTAGTGGAAATAGAACATAAAAAAAACTCGTTTCAAACAATATGAAACGAGTTTTTTATAACATTTTGATAAATGATTATCTTCTTTTATCTTTAATCTTAGCTTTTTTACCAGTAAGTTGTCTGAAGTAGAAAATTCTAGCTCTACGTACAGCACCTTTCTTGTTCACTTCGATTTTTTGTAAAGCTGGTAAGTTTACTGGGAAGATACGCTCAACACCAACAGATCCAGACATTTTACGGATAGTAAAAGTTTCTGTGTTACCAGAACCTCTTCTTTGAATTACAACTCCTTTAAAAAACTGAGTTCTTGTTTTTTCACCCTCTTTAATTTCGTAGAAAACAGTAATTGTGTCTCCAGCTCCGAAATCTGGGAAATCTTTTTTAGCAACGAATTCGTCTTGAACGAATTTTAATAAATCTGCCATGATAATTTAAATTATGGTTTTTATATTAGAGCAACATTCACGGATCTCGCCAGAGGTTGGTCAAATTCGGGTGCAAATGTAGAAAATAATTATAAATTATGAATTATAAATTGCAAATTATTTTAACTATCTGATAAAATGTGTTTTACAACTCTAATTAACGGTTGTTTTGAAATTGAGATGCACTCAGAAAACACTGATTTTACAGATAGAGAAAAGTAAAATCTTATCTTCGTAAATAGTATTGCAATAATAATATAAAACCGAATGAATAAAAATTATATGAAAGAATATATCGAGTTTTCTAATGAATTTAGGAAATCGAACGGTTCGAAGGAAAGTGTTGAGAAAATCTATGATCTTTTATATGAATTGGAAAGTATCGAGAAAAGCAAGCAGGAAAATTTAGTTCTTTCAAATGTTTATATTCTTTTGGGTTTTCATAGATCAGCATATGAAACTTTTAAAGAAGCTGCAGATTCAAAAAACACAAAAGATGCTTCTAAATTGTATGTTTTGGAGCAGAAAGCGAAATCGCATGAAAATAATTTTATTATAAAAGATCTTAGGAAACTTAGAGGGGAAAAAGAGAAAGTGCAATTAGTTTTGAGTGATTTCTCACAGTCAAAAAAAGACGAAAAGAAATTTAAAATTAAAAACAAACATATTGTTGTATTTAACAAGGTTCTTGAAAAGGGTAAATTTTCAATTTGCTTGCCAAATAATCGTATTAAAGAGTATTTTGATAAAATAGTTGAACACATTAATTGGCTTTCAAATTGTAAAAACGAATTAATTGATTTTTATAACAAAGAACAATTTGATTTGCAAATTAGAGCAGATATTGACTGGTATGATACTTTAGAATTATATCGAATTTTAATAATTATTAATGATGATGATGTTTTCACATCTGTTACTGCCGGAGATGATTTTTACCGAGATCATTTGTTGGAGATAGAACTATCCGGAAATAAAATTACGTCTATGAATTATAATGGATAGATTTTAGTCTCAGTCACAGTTTTCGGTCGAATTCACTGAAAATTGAAAACTGTGACTGAATGCTTTTTTAATGTCCTTCCAACAAATCTGGACGTCTATTTTTAGTATGTTCATACGCCATGTCCTCGCGCCATTTATCGATTTTGGCAGCGTGTCCGCTGGTTAAAACTTCTGGCACTTTCCATCCTTTATAATCTGCAGGTCTTGTATAAATTGGTCCTGAAAGTAAATTGTCCTGAAAACTATCTGTTAATGCTGAAGTTTCGTCACTTAAAACTCCTGGAATTAATCGGATTAAGGCATCAGATAAAACTATGGCACCCAATTCTCCTCCTGACAAAACATAATCGCCAATTGAGATTTCTTTTGTAATAAAATGATCTCTAACTCTTTGATCAACACCTTTGTAATGTCCGCATAAAATGATAATGTTTTCATACATTGACATTTTATTGGCCATTTTTTGGTCTAAGGTCTCGCCGTCTGGTGACATATATATTACTTCGTCATATTCTCGCTGACTTTTCAAATGCGTAATACAATCATCAATAGGCTGAATTGTCATTACCATACCCGCTCCGCCGCCAAAAGGATAATCATCTACACTTTTTTGTCTATTTGTGCTGTAATCACGAAGATTGTGAAAATGCACTTCGACCAAACCTTTATCAATGGCGCGTTTCATAATTGAGGCCTCAAACGGACTTCTTAATAATTCAGGTAAAAGTGTAATAATGTCAATTCGCATCTTTATTCGATAATTTTCTTGCTGGCAAAGATACAAATAATGCAGAGAGTCTTTTGGTAATAATTATATAACATAATTTTTGAATTGTATAAAATTTAAAGTAATAACTTTATTTATTATTACAATGTTGATAATCAAAGAATAACAGCCAAATGCCGAACGTAAATTTAAACTTAGTTATGAAAAAAACAATGCTAATTCCCGCTGTATTTGCGCTCTTTATGTCGTGTGCAAGTACCAATACGGCAAGTGTAGCTGTGGGAGAAGAAAAATCGAAAGTGCTCAAAGTTCTAGGTAATCCGGTAAGGACCTTAGATAATAATCAAAATGGAGAAATACTAGTCTATGCAGATCAGGTTTTTTCTGAAGACGGAACAACGTCATTGGCCGGATCAAATTACTGGCGTTACAATTATGTCTATATAAATACAGGTGGTAAAGTGACAGCAACACGACAAGAAAAACAAAATTATCCGCCGCAAGCAATTGATTCTGTAAAAATGGAAGGACTAAACCTATTGACTTCTAAGTGATTTTTTTGCCTATATTTTTAAACAATTCGTATTTTTAGATTTATTTAGAAATACGAATTGTTTGTTTAATGACTTCACCAAAAATAAAAATCCTTGCCATATCTGGAAGTACGAGAAGTAATTCCAGTAATTTCAAAATTCTGAAATACATTTCAAATTGCTTAAAACCTAATTTTGAAATAGAAATTTTTGAAGATTTAGAGCGTCTACCTCATTTTAATCCAGATTTAGATACTGATAATCCTCCGCAAGAAATCATTTCATTTAGAAATAAAA
The Flavobacterium humidisoli DNA segment above includes these coding regions:
- a CDS encoding DUF4249 domain-containing protein; its protein translation is MRKLVFLIVFFTSLLFTSCEEVVDVDLNTAPPKLVIEAAITWEKGTSGKQQVIRLTSTTGYFEDVIPAVSNAVVYVTNSKNQKFNFIEFNNTGRYICPNFKPEINEEYALTVIDKGNTYTASEILKSVAPITRIEQKNNSGFTGEDIEIKAYFTDPADEDNFYLFKYVYSNKVTSNYYVSEDKFYQGNEIFSSAIDEDLKAGDEVEVTHYGISKQYYNYMNILVSIAGSNIGGPFQSPPATVKGNIINTTDKNNYPLGYFSLSETSTQKYKIE
- a CDS encoding TonB-dependent receptor — protein: MITKNTCTFLLFILTIFTSFAQEKFTLSGTISDSKNNETLIGVNVFIPALKIGTTTNEYGFYSLSVPKGEYEIEISYVGYQTIQKNIVLDQNIKSNFSIKEGGEELQEVIITENKSKANIKSPEMSVNKLSISTIKKMPVVLGEVDVLKSILLLPGVTNAGEGASGFNVRGGGADQNLILLDEATIFNSSHVFGFFSVFNPDAIKDLKLYKGGIPARYGGRASSVLEIYQKDGSSKDFHMNGGIGLISSRLLAEGPIVKDKGSFLIGGRASYAHLFLKLSQDNKDNAAYFYDLNTKLNYKLNDNNSLYLSGYFGRDVFRLNKSFTNTYGNSTLNLRWNHLYSDKLFSNLSLIYSDYYYGLDLDFVGFNWDSGIKNYNIKYDFKHYLSDKLKLNYGVNGIYYNFNPGTIKPTGEDSGINPDQLDRKYAFEPSIYLDAESQISKRITVAYGLRYSLFYRLGASTINYYDNNEAVVFNTEMQIYEKGTPTSTQYFGKNKVIQSYNNLEPRFSISYQLNEEQALKASYNRMAQYLQLISNTSSPTPLDVWMPSDNYIKPQLADQVALGYFRNIYNDAYSLEVETFYKKIQNRLDYIDGADLIANNAIEQVILNGQMRSYGLELMIKKNKGRFNGWISYTLSRSEQQTPGRTPEEIGINNGKWYASAYDKTHNLAITSAYNLNEKWSFGANFALQSGQPVTYPNGQYQYLGIIVPSYGLRNENRLPSYNHLDISATLTPRNNKNRNWKGEWVFSIYNLYNRKNAASINFRQNVDTGANEAVKLSIFGIVPAVSYNFKF
- a CDS encoding NADP-dependent isocitrate dehydrogenase — its product is MNKSKIFYTLTDEAPLLATYSLLPIVQAFTATAGIEIETRDISLAGRILSNFPDSLTDAQKTGDALAELGQLATQPEANIIKLPNISASVPQLKAAIAELQSHGYNVPNFPEDPQNDAEKEIKAKYAKVLGSAVNPVLREGNSDRRAPRAVKNFAKANPHSMGAWSADSKTKVASMSGGDFYGSEKSLTVNEANDVKIEFVAKDGTATVLKASTPLKAGEIIDSSVLSVSKLKAFAADVIAEAKAAGVLLSVHLKATMMKVSDPIIFGAIVEVYFADVFKKYASLFAELNVDTRNGLGDIYAKIAGRPEQAEVEAAIDQAIANGPALAMVNSDKGITNLHVPSDVIVDASMPAMIRTSGQMWNKEGKAQDTFAVIPDRSYAGVYTATIDFCKKHGAFDPKTMGSVPNVGLMAQKAEEYGSHDKTFQIKGDGVVRVVDQNGNVLMEQNVEANDIFRMCQAKDAPIQDWVKLAVNRARLSSTPAVFWLDENRAHDRELIVKVQKYLKDYDTTNLDIRILNPIAATEFTLDRIIKGLDTISVTGNVLRDYLTDLFPILELGTSAKMLSIVPLMNGGGLFETGAGGSAPKHVEQFTEEGYLRWDSLGEFLALGASLEHLGQTLDNSKAIVLSETLDQANDKFLANDKSPARKVGQIDNRGSHFYLAFYWAQALAAQTKDAELKAIFTPIAAEFEANEAKINEQLIGAQGKAQNIGGYYQPTPELVSKAMRPSETFNGIVAKIK
- the rplS gene encoding 50S ribosomal protein L19, with translation MADLLKFVQDEFVAKKDFPDFGAGDTITVFYEIKEGEKTRTQFFKGVVIQRRGSGNTETFTIRKMSGSVGVERIFPVNLPALQKIEVNKKGAVRRARIFYFRQLTGKKAKIKDKRR
- the trmD gene encoding tRNA (guanosine(37)-N1)-methyltransferase TrmD; amino-acid sequence: MRIDIITLLPELLRSPFEASIMKRAIDKGLVEVHFHNLRDYSTNRQKSVDDYPFGGGAGMVMTIQPIDDCITHLKSQREYDEVIYMSPDGETLDQKMANKMSMYENIIILCGHYKGVDQRVRDHFITKEISIGDYVLSGGELGAIVLSDALIRLIPGVLSDETSALTDSFQDNLLSGPIYTRPADYKGWKVPEVLTSGHAAKIDKWREDMAYEHTKNRRPDLLEGH